Proteins encoded in a region of the Stieleria neptunia genome:
- a CDS encoding tetratricopeptide repeat protein yields MASLLAVGCQDDTALVREIQSRRQAQQETLARRDHLGDSFVLLRKYVELDAEKAQEQIAFHLNGWSATRPPSEVTEPKLVDTLGDLISPNELADRVSGRTFLPSDVLHLRDSYLFHSLYSWVDVPLHDETLLTDWFTQQRETLSAETVDRLVTATRLFDWTIRNIALEPHQPLNPAPPGPDFPSGIEFRGAGYRQTDFQTVMRGTGDGLQRAGVFTQLCRQAGIPAAVLGTIDGQSGDVTPFCVGVLAGDQIYLFEPTLGVFVPGPDQVGIATLAQARRDAVVLRRLGIAGLDQFTYPVTKEDAQQCVALLNLLPEAISPRMKKLQSGLTGDRRMNVYVDADSLAEQLDAVTGISSVRLWDVPLKAEIYQSICQQYTQRDPVFAFWYMARWAMMDAGFESARELTRGRWQHLKGQFADLEEESITGARTLYMNQRAPEFEIEDLRIDVELQKQYGIRRELGVDAKVYDQQVAQIQGLLRMGKRTASYWLSLLQADDGRLETAESWLEKRVLTEEQQSYWTPAARYNLARLTEALGKTDEAIEMYKREGEPQEHGNRVRARLVAKQVDE; encoded by the coding sequence GTGGCGAGCCTGCTGGCGGTCGGATGTCAGGACGACACGGCGCTGGTCCGTGAAATCCAAAGCCGTCGTCAGGCACAGCAGGAAACACTCGCGCGACGCGATCACCTCGGTGATTCTTTTGTGTTGCTGCGAAAGTACGTCGAACTGGATGCCGAAAAGGCGCAGGAACAGATCGCGTTTCATCTCAACGGCTGGAGTGCCACCCGACCGCCGAGTGAAGTCACTGAGCCCAAGCTGGTCGATACGCTCGGCGATTTGATCTCGCCAAACGAACTGGCCGACCGTGTCTCCGGCCGGACCTTTTTGCCCAGCGATGTGTTGCATCTGCGTGACAGTTACCTGTTCCATTCGTTGTACAGCTGGGTCGATGTGCCGCTGCATGACGAAACGCTGCTGACCGATTGGTTCACGCAGCAACGTGAAACACTGTCGGCCGAAACGGTCGATCGGCTGGTCACGGCGACACGGTTGTTTGATTGGACGATTCGCAACATTGCCTTGGAGCCGCACCAGCCGTTGAATCCCGCGCCGCCCGGGCCGGACTTTCCCTCCGGGATCGAGTTTCGCGGCGCGGGGTACCGTCAGACGGACTTTCAAACGGTCATGCGTGGGACCGGTGACGGACTGCAGCGGGCCGGCGTGTTCACCCAATTGTGCCGACAAGCGGGGATCCCCGCGGCGGTGCTGGGAACGATCGACGGCCAGTCCGGTGACGTGACGCCGTTTTGCGTCGGTGTGCTCGCCGGCGATCAGATCTATCTGTTCGAGCCGACCCTGGGCGTGTTTGTCCCCGGTCCCGATCAAGTCGGCATCGCGACCTTGGCGCAGGCCCGTCGCGACGCCGTCGTCTTGCGGCGTTTGGGAATCGCCGGGCTGGATCAATTCACCTATCCGGTGACCAAAGAAGACGCTCAGCAATGTGTGGCGTTGCTGAATCTGTTGCCCGAAGCCATCAGCCCGCGGATGAAGAAACTTCAATCGGGTTTGACCGGCGACCGCAGGATGAACGTCTACGTCGACGCCGATTCGCTGGCCGAACAACTTGATGCGGTCACGGGCATCAGTTCGGTTCGGCTGTGGGACGTTCCGCTGAAAGCCGAGATTTACCAGTCGATTTGCCAACAGTACACCCAGCGTGATCCCGTGTTCGCGTTTTGGTACATGGCGCGGTGGGCGATGATGGACGCCGGTTTCGAAAGCGCACGCGAACTGACGCGCGGACGATGGCAGCACTTGAAGGGCCAGTTTGCCGATCTGGAAGAGGAGAGCATCACCGGCGCTCGGACCCTGTACATGAATCAACGCGCACCGGAATTTGAGATCGAGGATTTGAGGATCGATGTTGAGCTTCAAAAACAATACGGCATTCGCCGGGAACTGGGCGTCGACGCAAAAGTGTACGACCAGCAAGTTGCTCAGATCCAAGGGTTGCTGCGGATGGGCAAACGCACCGCGTCGTATTGGTTGAGTCTGCTGCAAGCCGACGACGGCCGACTGGAAACCGCTGAAAGTTGGCTCGAAAAACGTGTGCTCACCGAGGAACAACAATCGTATTGGACACCGGCGGCCCGCTACAATCTGGCCCGCTTGACCGAGGCGCTGGGGAAAACCGACGAAGCGATCGAGATGTACAAACGCGAAGGCGAACCCCAGGAACACGGCAACCGCGTTCGCGCACGGCTGGTCGCCAAGCAAGTCGATGAGTAG
- a CDS encoding S1C family serine protease, translating to MNLKTVHCFTVVTACLLSSTVCSAQNDTAEYRQAMARAVRSAAERVLPSIVSIEVIGVAEVAGGGKQQSEVAQDAPSCGIVVDADGYIVASDIIVRRPSASMLVVLPDATRLAATLVARDYHRGLVMLRVETKTPLVPIDLAAAVNTPIGSTVVAVGRYGGDRSPMVSSGILSATGRLEGTMLQSDARVSPSFYGGPLVDLYGNVIGVLVPAVAEGGAPDDTSWYDSGIAFAVPSPVLANKLARLRAGEDIRKGLIGIVPKAKDPYAEDTELAAVRSRSPAEKSGIEPGDSVVAIGGKPVRMFQQIKQALGPYDAGESLEITLRRNGETRTVNVTLAESIPPLSPQRLGVWLTEETAGDSEAADDEASESPKVVVRAVVPDTAADGSLNPGDVIKQINQTEITDVATAGRTMITAVADEELTLAVDRDGESLEIKLTPTSIAGPTLKKTIDAWSGEPLENPWDVQELRLPDVPNLAAYVAPKPDEMTADQALALLVLLLPPETRDPQQALQAWRGAAGQAGVVVCAICSEDEQRWQQKEIDVVSRMATLMAQRVPVSVSAVAANGAIKDSPASAADSMVIAMALSDRKNFAGIAVSADAKPPAVRLRENEPDRALEIMLPIESLDDGPTWLAPLTTAGYPISLGGETEIGDLLRWVRLLQTI from the coding sequence GTGAATTTGAAAACTGTGCACTGCTTCACCGTGGTCACGGCATGCCTGCTCTCGAGCACCGTCTGCTCGGCTCAAAATGACACGGCGGAGTATCGTCAAGCGATGGCCCGCGCGGTCCGAAGCGCCGCCGAACGCGTCCTGCCATCGATCGTATCCATCGAAGTGATCGGCGTGGCCGAGGTGGCCGGCGGCGGGAAACAGCAAAGCGAAGTCGCTCAAGACGCACCGTCCTGTGGGATTGTCGTCGACGCAGACGGGTACATCGTCGCATCGGACATCATCGTCCGCCGGCCGTCGGCCAGCATGCTGGTCGTCCTGCCCGACGCGACACGACTGGCGGCAACCCTCGTCGCCCGTGACTATCACCGCGGCCTGGTGATGCTCCGCGTCGAAACGAAAACGCCCTTGGTCCCGATCGACTTGGCCGCAGCGGTGAACACACCGATCGGGTCCACCGTCGTCGCCGTCGGACGCTACGGCGGTGATCGATCGCCGATGGTCAGCAGCGGCATCTTGAGTGCCACCGGCCGATTGGAAGGCACGATGCTGCAAAGCGACGCGCGCGTCTCGCCGTCGTTTTACGGCGGCCCCTTGGTCGATCTGTACGGAAACGTGATCGGCGTCCTGGTCCCCGCGGTCGCCGAAGGTGGAGCCCCGGACGACACCAGTTGGTACGACTCGGGAATCGCGTTCGCCGTCCCGTCGCCGGTGCTGGCCAACAAACTGGCGCGCCTGCGTGCCGGGGAAGACATCCGCAAGGGATTGATCGGCATCGTCCCCAAGGCCAAAGACCCCTACGCCGAAGACACCGAATTGGCGGCCGTCCGCAGCCGATCCCCGGCGGAAAAGTCCGGCATCGAGCCCGGGGATTCCGTCGTCGCCATCGGCGGAAAACCCGTGCGGATGTTCCAACAGATCAAACAAGCCCTCGGCCCCTACGATGCCGGCGAGTCGCTCGAAATCACGTTGCGTCGAAACGGCGAAACCCGGACCGTCAACGTCACCCTGGCCGAATCGATTCCTCCGTTGAGCCCGCAGCGTCTGGGCGTCTGGTTGACCGAAGAAACGGCAGGTGACTCGGAGGCAGCCGACGACGAAGCATCCGAGTCGCCCAAGGTGGTCGTCCGCGCCGTCGTTCCCGACACCGCCGCCGATGGCAGCTTGAACCCCGGCGATGTGATCAAGCAAATCAATCAAACCGAAATCACCGACGTGGCAACGGCCGGTCGGACGATGATCACCGCGGTCGCCGACGAAGAACTCACGCTGGCCGTTGATCGTGACGGGGAGTCGCTGGAAATCAAGCTGACCCCCACGTCGATCGCCGGGCCGACGCTGAAGAAAACGATTGATGCATGGTCCGGCGAGCCGCTCGAAAACCCTTGGGATGTCCAGGAATTGCGGCTTCCCGATGTCCCCAATCTGGCCGCCTATGTGGCTCCGAAACCCGACGAGATGACGGCCGACCAAGCGCTGGCGTTGCTGGTCCTGTTGTTGCCGCCGGAAACCCGCGACCCGCAACAAGCGTTGCAAGCCTGGCGGGGCGCGGCCGGACAAGCCGGCGTGGTGGTTTGCGCCATCTGCAGCGAAGATGAACAACGTTGGCAACAAAAAGAAATCGACGTCGTCTCGCGAATGGCCACCCTGATGGCACAGCGCGTCCCCGTCAGCGTCAGCGCCGTGGCGGCAAACGGCGCGATCAAGGATTCGCCGGCTTCGGCAGCCGATTCCATGGTGATCGCGATGGCGCTCTCGGATCGAAAAAACTTTGCCGGGATCGCGGTCTCGGCCGATGCCAAGCCCCCCGCCGTGCGGCTGCGAGAAAACGAGCCCGATCGTGCGCTGGAAATCATGTTGCCGATCGAGTCACTCGACGACGGCCCGACTTGGCTGGCACCGCTGACGACCGCCGGATACCCCATTTCCCTTGGCGGCGAGACGGAAATCGGTGACCTGCTGCGTTGGGTCCGCTTGCTGCAAACGATTTGA
- a CDS encoding S1C family serine protease has translation MNDRLPPSTALFTASLLALFSITPFCPAPVSHGQDAAADPSSIDASKIGGPLELDPLLQSVEQARVAAIDRARPSAVSVFVPGGGGGGSGVLISPDGFALTNFHVTSPAGTFMRCGLSDGRVYDAVLVGLDPVGDLAMIQLLGRDDFPYATLADSRQARAGDWCMVIGNPFLLATNLQPTVTWGILSGVGRYQYPSGTLLEYADCLQTDASINPGNSGGPIYNDQGELLGIVGRCSFEKRGRVNVGVGYAISINQAKNFLGYLRSGRIVDHATLGATVTTDPDGGVVVSNILESSDAYRRGLRYNAQILEIDGRPVMTANDVQNVLGTLPSGWRVPVTFRYDGITKRVPVRLMGVHRQDELLAKMSSALPPPPPVPDQPEEDEDSEQKQDDNESDDDTPKTPDRKRTRPPSPHGGAKPSIPKSVSDLIIPRRGFANYHFNQVQQDRFIESLRSQSPADQFPADSESKPTAWVITGKTGEAEVQLSVADDQYAILVGETAMQATKRSELYDAVDTDSIAGILPALDAWRTMLKLGPRKFGEAYYQGTMPLGGERPLRDCTIGLYGDMEVRWLSHPESGLVECVEVFADRDSDPAELWILRDGDTISGLELRYGTDVALNVSISDWKQTETAQP, from the coding sequence GTGAACGACCGATTGCCGCCATCGACCGCGCTGTTCACAGCATCGTTGCTGGCACTATTTTCCATCACACCGTTTTGCCCGGCACCGGTCTCGCATGGCCAAGACGCGGCAGCTGACCCGAGTTCAATCGACGCGAGTAAAATCGGCGGCCCCCTCGAATTGGATCCGCTGCTGCAGTCGGTCGAACAGGCGCGGGTCGCGGCGATCGATCGTGCCCGTCCCAGCGCCGTCAGCGTGTTTGTGCCCGGCGGCGGAGGCGGCGGAAGCGGCGTCCTGATCTCACCGGACGGCTTCGCACTGACCAACTTCCACGTCACCAGCCCCGCCGGAACGTTCATGCGATGCGGGTTGAGCGATGGTCGCGTCTACGATGCCGTTCTGGTCGGACTCGATCCGGTCGGCGACTTGGCGATGATCCAATTGCTCGGACGCGACGATTTCCCTTACGCCACACTGGCCGACAGCCGGCAAGCCCGCGCCGGCGATTGGTGCATGGTGATCGGCAACCCGTTTCTACTGGCGACCAATCTACAGCCCACCGTGACCTGGGGAATCCTCAGCGGCGTCGGGCGTTACCAGTACCCCTCCGGCACGCTGCTGGAATATGCCGATTGCCTGCAGACCGATGCGTCGATCAACCCCGGAAACTCGGGCGGCCCGATCTACAACGATCAAGGCGAATTGCTGGGCATCGTCGGACGCTGCTCGTTCGAAAAACGCGGACGCGTCAATGTCGGCGTCGGTTACGCGATCTCCATCAACCAGGCCAAGAACTTTCTCGGTTATCTGCGCAGCGGCCGGATCGTCGACCACGCCACACTCGGCGCGACCGTGACCACCGATCCCGATGGTGGAGTCGTCGTCAGCAACATCCTCGAGTCCAGTGACGCTTATCGGCGCGGGCTTCGCTACAACGCCCAAATCTTGGAAATCGATGGCCGTCCCGTGATGACCGCCAACGATGTTCAAAATGTCCTGGGAACCCTGCCCAGTGGATGGCGCGTCCCGGTCACCTTTCGCTACGACGGCATCACCAAACGCGTTCCGGTCCGATTGATGGGCGTTCATCGCCAGGACGAACTGCTGGCGAAGATGTCGTCGGCCCTGCCGCCCCCGCCGCCGGTTCCCGATCAACCGGAAGAGGACGAAGATTCCGAGCAGAAACAAGACGACAACGAAAGTGACGACGACACGCCCAAAACGCCCGATCGAAAACGCACACGCCCGCCATCGCCCCACGGCGGTGCCAAACCGTCGATCCCGAAATCGGTTTCCGATCTGATCATCCCGCGCAGGGGATTCGCCAACTATCACTTCAATCAAGTCCAACAGGATCGGTTCATTGAATCGCTGCGGAGCCAATCTCCCGCCGATCAATTCCCCGCCGATTCGGAATCGAAACCCACCGCCTGGGTCATCACGGGCAAGACCGGCGAGGCGGAAGTCCAACTCAGCGTCGCCGACGATCAGTACGCGATCCTGGTCGGTGAAACGGCGATGCAGGCGACGAAACGATCGGAGCTGTATGACGCGGTGGACACCGATTCGATCGCCGGTATCCTGCCCGCACTCGATGCCTGGCGGACGATGTTAAAACTCGGTCCGCGAAAATTCGGTGAAGCCTACTACCAAGGCACGATGCCGTTGGGCGGCGAACGCCCCTTGCGCGATTGCACGATCGGCCTGTACGGGGACATGGAGGTGCGTTGGCTTTCGCACCCCGAAAGCGGCTTGGTCGAATGCGTCGAAGTGTTCGCCGATCGCGACTCGGACCCGGCGGAACTGTGGATCCTTCGTGACGGCGACACGATCAGCGGATTGGAATTGCGTTACGGAACCGACGTCGCACTGAACGTTTCGATCAGCGACTGGAAACAAACGGAGACTGCACAGCCATGA
- a CDS encoding glycosyltransferase family 4 protein: MQFVITSMPVGGAETLLVNLLRRMDPSVVCPEVICLKQPGPLGEAIADEFPVHSHLIGGKWDVAVLFRLARLMRRRETDVVVTVGAGDKMFWGRLAAFLAGVPVIASALHSTGWPDGVGRLNRFLTPLTDAFIAVADSHGEFLHQFEGFPKAKVHVIRNGVDCERFEPNETHRREVREELQLGPESQLVGIVAALRSEKNHSLLVRAAAQLRDRHPNLHWVVVGDGPERGAIERMAGELGVTDRIHLLGTRHDTPRLLSALDVFTLCSLNEASPVSILEAFACEVPVVASDVGSVGETVIDDRTGRLFASQDLDAMAGAIEQLLADPALRHRMGKAGRELVLRSGSLESMVAGYQNLATSLYHRAGASQGAVAEQAPA, encoded by the coding sequence ATGCAGTTTGTGATCACCAGCATGCCGGTCGGCGGTGCCGAGACGTTGTTGGTCAACCTGCTGCGGCGGATGGACCCCAGCGTGGTCTGTCCCGAAGTGATTTGTTTGAAGCAGCCGGGACCGCTGGGGGAGGCGATCGCCGACGAGTTTCCCGTGCACAGCCATTTGATCGGCGGCAAGTGGGACGTCGCGGTGCTGTTCAGGTTGGCCCGCTTGATGCGGCGGCGTGAAACCGATGTGGTGGTCACCGTCGGTGCGGGCGACAAAATGTTCTGGGGCCGGCTGGCCGCTTTCCTGGCCGGCGTGCCGGTGATTGCATCGGCACTGCACAGCACCGGATGGCCGGATGGCGTGGGACGTTTGAATCGATTTTTGACGCCGTTGACCGATGCCTTCATCGCGGTGGCCGACTCGCACGGCGAGTTTCTGCACCAGTTCGAAGGCTTTCCGAAGGCAAAGGTCCACGTGATTCGCAACGGGGTGGATTGTGAACGGTTTGAGCCCAATGAAACGCATCGCCGCGAGGTGCGTGAGGAATTGCAGCTCGGTCCGGAATCGCAGCTGGTGGGAATCGTGGCGGCACTTCGCAGCGAAAAGAATCATTCGCTGCTGGTTCGGGCCGCGGCACAACTGCGCGATCGTCATCCAAATCTGCATTGGGTGGTCGTCGGCGACGGTCCCGAGCGTGGTGCCATCGAACGGATGGCCGGAGAGCTGGGCGTGACGGATCGAATTCATCTGCTGGGGACACGTCACGACACGCCGCGGCTGCTTTCGGCCTTGGATGTCTTCACGTTATGTTCGCTCAACGAAGCCTCACCGGTTTCCATCCTGGAAGCGTTTGCCTGTGAAGTGCCGGTCGTGGCCAGCGACGTGGGTTCGGTCGGCGAGACCGTCATCGACGATCGCACCGGCCGTCTGTTTGCGTCCCAAGATCTCGACGCCATGGCTGGAGCGATCGAGCAGTTGCTCGCTGACCCGGCGCTGCGGCATCGGATGGGGAAAGCGGGACGTGAATTGGTGCTCCGCAGCGGATCGCTCGAGTCGATGGTGGCGGGCTATCAGAACTTGGCCACCTCGCTTTATCACCGGGCTGGTGCCTCGCAGGGTGCGGTTGCCGAACAGGCGCCGGCGTAG
- a CDS encoding ThuA domain-containing protein, whose protein sequence is MIYRTLLSLALLFVPLVSHAVAAQSGVLHFPAKGDSQGTIVLVSGDEEYRTEESMPMLAKILSVKHGFDCTVLFSMSADGSYIDPNNQSGVVGWEALDEADLMIIGTRFRKPSESQAAHITKFINDGKPLIGIRTATHAFNGKGSFGGEVTYGNFGRKILGEQWVSHHGQHKRQGARAVITDQAAGHPILNSVSDIFVPSDVYGVTHLTDQDTILLRGAVTESLDPESVNIEGPKNDPMQPLAWLHPYVSPSGTKGQSFCTTTGASVDLVSEDLRRMLVNATYFLLDKTVPEKADVAFVDPYYPTFYGFINDKEYWEQLNLQPTDFELGKAPHREDPKGSPEWPFRDRP, encoded by the coding sequence ATGATTTACCGTACGCTTCTCTCGCTCGCCCTGCTTTTCGTTCCGCTGGTCAGCCACGCCGTGGCGGCCCAGTCGGGCGTGCTCCACTTTCCCGCCAAGGGGGATTCCCAAGGCACGATCGTTCTGGTTTCGGGCGATGAAGAGTATCGCACCGAAGAATCGATGCCGATGTTGGCCAAAATCCTGAGCGTCAAACACGGCTTCGATTGCACCGTCCTGTTTTCGATGTCGGCCGATGGAAGTTACATCGACCCGAACAACCAGAGCGGCGTGGTGGGCTGGGAAGCGCTTGACGAGGCCGACTTGATGATCATCGGAACGCGTTTCCGCAAGCCCAGCGAGTCGCAAGCGGCCCACATCACCAAGTTCATCAACGACGGAAAACCGTTGATCGGAATCCGCACCGCGACACACGCCTTCAACGGAAAGGGTTCGTTCGGCGGTGAAGTGACCTATGGCAACTTTGGACGCAAGATCCTCGGTGAGCAGTGGGTCAGCCACCACGGCCAACACAAACGCCAAGGCGCCCGGGCGGTCATCACCGATCAGGCCGCAGGGCATCCGATTCTCAATAGCGTCAGCGACATCTTCGTCCCCTCGGACGTTTATGGCGTCACCCACCTGACCGACCAGGACACGATTCTGTTGCGCGGCGCGGTGACCGAGTCGCTCGATCCAGAATCCGTCAACATCGAAGGCCCCAAGAACGATCCAATGCAGCCCCTGGCCTGGCTGCACCCCTACGTGTCTCCGTCGGGGACCAAGGGGCAATCGTTTTGCACGACCACCGGCGCCAGTGTCGACTTGGTCAGCGAAGATCTGCGACGGATGCTGGTCAACGCCACGTACTTTTTGCTCGACAAAACGGTGCCTGAAAAAGCGGACGTCGCGTTCGTCGATCCGTACTACCCGACGTTCTACGGATTCATCAACGACAAAGAGTATTGGGAACAGCTGAACCTGCAACCGACGGACTTTGAACTCGGCAAGGCACCGCATCGCGAAGACCCCAAGGGCAGCCCCGAATGGCCCTTCCGCGATCGCCCGTAA
- a CDS encoding S1C family serine protease, with protein MMPLRLPFSIITALLPCLVGPLVGLLITPETMAQPPVAPDTREVQQRVVKVYGAGGIKGLEAYQSGFLVSPEGHIATAWSYVLDVEPIVVLDDGRRFESTIVGIEPALELAVLKVDASDLPYFEVDKELNAQWGDPVLAVSNLFNIAAGNEPASVMQGTIAAVTNLDARRGTFKTPYRGKVLILDLIANNPGAAGGAVVDGKGRLIGMLGKELRDSGTGVWLNYALPIDALRTALGDIIAGRTTTVPKEENPVLRRDQSHNLTTLGLVLVPNVLESTPAYIDAVASDSPAAGAKLRPDDLILLLEGQRVGDQQTLIDLLRRIDRRDAVSLTIQRGNEVLPIRLQP; from the coding sequence ATGATGCCCTTGCGTCTTCCCTTCTCGATCATCACCGCCCTGCTGCCCTGCCTGGTCGGCCCGCTGGTCGGCCTGCTGATCACACCCGAAACGATGGCCCAACCGCCCGTCGCGCCGGACACGCGTGAAGTCCAACAGCGTGTGGTCAAGGTTTACGGTGCCGGCGGAATCAAGGGACTGGAGGCCTACCAGAGCGGTTTCCTGGTTTCACCGGAAGGTCACATTGCGACGGCCTGGAGCTATGTGCTGGATGTCGAACCGATCGTGGTGCTCGATGACGGACGCCGGTTTGAATCCACGATCGTGGGGATCGAACCCGCGCTGGAACTGGCGGTGCTGAAAGTCGACGCCTCCGATTTGCCGTACTTCGAAGTCGACAAGGAATTGAACGCCCAGTGGGGTGATCCGGTCCTGGCCGTCAGCAATCTGTTCAACATTGCCGCGGGCAACGAACCGGCCAGCGTGATGCAAGGCACCATCGCCGCGGTGACCAACTTGGACGCGCGGCGCGGCACCTTCAAGACACCCTACCGCGGCAAAGTGCTGATCCTGGACCTGATCGCCAACAACCCGGGTGCGGCCGGCGGCGCGGTGGTCGATGGCAAGGGCCGCTTGATCGGCATGCTGGGCAAAGAGCTGCGTGACAGCGGCACCGGAGTCTGGCTGAATTATGCGTTGCCGATCGATGCGCTGCGAACCGCACTCGGCGACATCATCGCCGGTCGCACCACGACCGTCCCGAAAGAAGAAAACCCCGTGCTGCGACGGGACCAATCCCATAACCTGACGACACTGGGTTTGGTGCTGGTGCCCAATGTCCTGGAATCCACGCCGGCGTACATCGATGCCGTCGCGTCGGACTCCCCGGCGGCCGGTGCAAAATTGCGTCCCGACGATTTGATTTTGTTGTTGGAAGGACAGCGTGTCGGCGACCAACAAACCCTGATCGATCTGTTGCGTCGGATCGACCGGCGTGACGCCGTGTCCCTGACCATCCAACGCGGCAACGAAGTGCTGCCGATTCGTTTGCAACCTTAG
- a CDS encoding lysophospholipid acyltransferase family protein: protein MTLTSHVIVLLAKLFSGFTVRWVDCQPDTCQRIYFANHTSHLDAVVLWSALPKEIRAVTRPVAAKDYWSSGWVKPHMAASFNALLIDRKEIKVHRSPIDIMLEEMGDIYSLIVFPEGGRSAGDEMGEFKSGLYYMGKKRPDLELVPVYIDNVNRILPRGEVLPVPLLSCITIGAPIFLEAGEPKNAFLKRAKEAVQRLKDL, encoded by the coding sequence ATGACCCTCACTAGTCATGTCATCGTTCTGCTGGCGAAGCTGTTTAGCGGCTTCACCGTGCGCTGGGTGGATTGTCAGCCCGACACCTGTCAACGCATTTATTTTGCCAATCACACCAGCCATCTGGATGCGGTGGTGTTGTGGTCTGCGCTGCCCAAAGAAATCCGCGCGGTCACCCGTCCCGTGGCTGCCAAGGACTATTGGAGTTCCGGTTGGGTCAAGCCGCACATGGCGGCCAGTTTCAATGCGCTGTTGATCGATCGCAAGGAGATCAAGGTGCACCGCAGCCCGATCGACATCATGCTGGAAGAAATGGGCGACATCTACTCGCTGATCGTCTTTCCCGAAGGCGGACGCAGTGCCGGCGACGAGATGGGTGAATTCAAAAGCGGGCTGTATTACATGGGCAAAAAACGTCCGGATTTGGAGCTGGTGCCGGTTTACATCGACAACGTGAATCGGATCTTGCCGCGGGGCGAAGTGTTGCCGGTGCCGCTGTTGAGTTGTATCACGATCGGGGCGCCGATTTTCCTGGAGGCCGGCGAGCCGAAAAACGCGTTTTTGAAGCGTGCCAAAGAAGCCGTTCAACGACTGAAGGATCTGTGA
- the kdsA gene encoding 3-deoxy-8-phosphooctulonate synthase has protein sequence MSNSENSSGVRTVSVGPYRCGDGQPLLLIAGPCVLQSDEISTQIGDVLTRINAREDVNVVFKASFDKANRTSAAAIRGPGMEQGLTMLDRIARRTGLPVTTDIHLPGQAKAVAEVCDLLQIPAFLARQTDLIVAAAETGRPLNVKKGQFMAPEDMRYVVDKARAAGDGGVMLCERGTFFGYGRLVNDMQALPIMRSLGVPVVFDATHSVQRPGSGQGSTGGNREMVEPLARAAVAIGIDAIFFETHPDPDSSPSDGANMVPLDRFEGLVDRLLQIRHTILSVGQLNGTDQAP, from the coding sequence ATGAGCAATTCAGAGAATTCCAGCGGCGTTCGAACCGTTTCCGTCGGCCCGTATCGGTGTGGCGACGGGCAACCGTTGTTGTTGATCGCCGGTCCGTGTGTGTTGCAATCCGACGAGATTTCGACGCAGATCGGCGACGTGTTGACCCGAATCAACGCGCGAGAGGATGTCAACGTCGTCTTCAAGGCCTCGTTTGACAAAGCCAATCGAACCAGTGCCGCGGCGATTCGTGGGCCCGGCATGGAGCAGGGGCTGACGATGCTCGATCGGATCGCTCGCCGAACCGGGTTGCCGGTCACGACCGACATCCACTTACCCGGCCAGGCCAAGGCGGTCGCCGAAGTCTGTGACCTGCTTCAAATCCCTGCGTTTTTGGCCCGCCAGACGGATTTGATCGTTGCCGCGGCGGAGACAGGTCGCCCGCTGAACGTCAAAAAAGGGCAATTCATGGCGCCCGAAGACATGCGATACGTGGTCGACAAAGCCCGCGCCGCGGGTGATGGGGGCGTGATGCTATGCGAACGGGGGACCTTTTTCGGCTACGGCAGGCTGGTCAACGACATGCAAGCCCTGCCGATCATGCGCTCACTCGGCGTGCCGGTCGTGTTCGATGCAACCCACAGCGTGCAGCGGCCCGGGTCGGGGCAAGGATCCACGGGGGGAAACCGGGAAATGGTCGAACCATTAGCCCGCGCGGCCGTAGCAATCGGTATCGACGCGATCTTTTTCGAGACCCATCCGGATCCAGATTCCTCCCCGAGTGACGGTGCCAACATGGTGCCCCTGGACCGATTCGAGGGCCTGGTCGATCGCCTGCTCCAGATTCGACACACGATCCTCTCCGTTGGCCAATTGAATGGCACCGACCAAGCTCCCTAG